Part of the Sphaerochaeta associata genome is shown below.
ATCCCCGTGGTGCAGAAGATGACCCATCTGCCGGTCATCGGCGATCCCAGTCATGCAACAGGGTTGAGGGACATGGTAAGTCCGATGAGTCTTGCCTTAATCGCCAGCGGAGCCTCCGGCTTGATCGTCGAGGTGCATAACAACCCGGAAAAGGCTTTCAGCGACGGCCCCCAGTCTCTCTACCCTTCCCAGTTTGAGAAGTTGATGCGTGACCTGCACTCGCTCAGTGCCGTTGTCGGAAAATCTCTGGAGCGCATACCGCGTATTGTTCCCGAATCACTTGCCCTGAATCCAACAGCTTCGCCTGTAAGCGACCACCTGGTGGTTGCCTTTCAGGGAGAGCGGGGTGCGTACAGCGAGCTTGCCATCCGCAGGGCGTTTGACGAGTCGACCGATGTGCTTCCCTGCAAGTCCTTCTCCGATGTATTCGAGGCCGTGCTGCAGGGCAAGGCCGCCTACGGCATGATTCCCCTGGAAAATACGCTGGGTGGTACCATCTATGAGAATTTGGACCTGTTGGACCGACATCAGGCCATCCAGGTGGTAGGGGAGCAGCAGATCAGGATCATCCATAATCTCATCGGCCTTCCCGGCTCGAACATAGGGAGCCTTCGAGAGGTCTACTCTCATCCACAAGGGCTTGCACAGTGTACCGAGTACCTGCAACATGAACTCTCTTACGCCCAGGCTATTCCGTTTTTCGATACCGCCGGTGCAGTAGCGTATGTCAAGGATGCAAAGGATCCCACCAAAGCCGCTATCGCCGGCGCTCCCGCGGCCAAGGTGTACGGGATGGAAATCCTGTGTGAAGGCATCGAAAGCAACCCCCGCAACTATACCCGCTTCTACATTATCTGCCGCGAGGAGCGCAGTGCAGTATTCCGTTCAACGGCCGCTGTCAACCGTGCTTCCCTTCGGTTCACGGTTCCCGATCGTCCGGGCTCCCTGTTCGCGGCCCTGTTGGTTTTAACAAAGCATGGTCTGAACATGAAGAAGCTGGAAAGCCGCCCGATACCTGGCAAACCTTGGGAGTACTCGTTCTTCGTCGAGACCGAGCTCGGTGAAAGCGGGGCCTTCGACGTTGCATTGGCTGAACTGTCCGAGCTCTGCCTTTCGGTTCGAGTTCTCGGAACATTCACCTCGAATCTGTAAGATGGGACGGGTTGCTTCCTTCACCCCCAGATCCTTGGTCATGGGGGTGTTGTTGGAAAATGAAGGTCTGCTCGAGACGGTTGTGACTCGTCTTGAAACCCAGTACGGCCCTGTTTTGAACCAAAGCCCCCTTACACTCTTTACCTATACTGATTATTACGACCGGGAGATGGGGACCAAGCCCCATCGCTGTTACCTGCAATTCAGGACCCTTGTCGATCCCGCACGATTGAGTACCATAAAAATCGAGACCAATGCGCTTGAGGACCTGTTCCGCAACGACATCGGGCGTCGGGTGAATCTCGATCCCGGGCTGCTCTCTTTGGAGAACCTCATTCTCGCAACCACCAAGAATCGCAGTCATCGCATCCCGCTTTGCGACGGCATCTACGCCGAAGTGACGTTGCAGTATGAGAACCATGCATTCCAGGCGTTTCGATGGACATATGCCGATTACAACAGTGAAGAGGTGAAAAAGCTGTTTTTTCGGTGGAGGAGCGTCTATCATGAGCAGCTGAAGCAGGAGGGCTGTCTCGCCACCTAAGGTGGTGTGAAATGGTTAGCTTGCTTGAGCTTGTTGGTCTTGTGCATAAGCTGTGAATTCAACCCTCTTCATGAGAGACGGCTTGAGGTCGCGATTGCAAAAGAGCATCCCTGGAAGGAAGGCAGTCATCGCCCGCTTTGGCATACCCTCGTCTATTTCGATGCTTCAGGATCGCTTAAGCGTGTACATCTTGAAGGCGGGACAACCAGGGCCTCAGTGACGGTTAAACGCGAGGGCCTTACAGTCCTGTGCGCCTATCCACTCTCAAACCTCCATCCCTATGGAGGATTCTTCTATCCTGGTTGCGAGCTGCCGGTCGTGCTGACCCAAGAGCAGGGTCGGCTGGCCGGCCTCCTGCTGGATGTGTATGCGTATAATGCCCAGGCAATAGAGAACCTCAACGGAGAATTACTAACCGAATTGGCACCTGATACCGGGCTGCTGGACACCTCAAACCTATTGGTTGATCTTCTGAACGGTACCGTGGACCAAGAAAGCCTGACCCCCAAACCAACGCTTTCGATTACGCTCGCCGATCTCCCTGCAGGGAATTGGGTCAGCGAGAGAACCGGACGGCAGTCCTTCTACTTTCACTATGGCGACACCATCAGTCTTGAGGCCGAAGGAGGCGTCGAGCGTTGGTGGAACCAAGAACATCAGCTTTGTCTGACGCTCTTTGCAGACCTCATCCAAGGCACGTTTTCCACCTCCCTTTCCAAAGCACCCCTCTGGTAAAAACACCTTCCCTTTTTATGGATAAACCGATAGAGTTTGGTTATGGAATCCCTTCGAGAACTCTTTCGGATCGGCTACGGCCCATCCAGCAGTCATACCATGGGACCGCGTTCAGCGGCCACCCATTTCCTCTCGCTGTATCCTCGGCAGGCCCGCTATGAGGCCGACCTGTACGGCAGCCTCGCGGCTACCGGGAAAGGTCACTTGACCGACAAGGCCCTGCGTGAAGTTTTTGCCAAGGAGGGAAGCGAGGTTGAGATAGTCTGGTATCCCGACATCGAAAAGCCGTTTCATCCCAATGCCTTGACCATCCGCTCCTACAATCATGCAGGAAATGTGGAGCATGAGCAGACCTACTACAGTGTGGGCGGCGGCAAGGTTGTCATTGAAGGGGTGCAGGAAGAGACTTCCAAACTTGTCTATCCCAAAGAGTACTCCAGAATGAAACAGATTCTTGAGTATTGCTCCGAGGAAGGTCTGCAGCTGTGGGAGTTCGCCGTCCAATGGGAAGGTACGGAAATCCTGGCTTACATCGAGGAAGTGTGGAACGTCATGGCTAGTGCCGTCGAGCGCGGTTTGGATGCCGAAGGCGTCCTTCCCGGTGGTTTGAAGCTGGCACGCAAGGCGAGCCAGTACAACTCCAAGGCAACCGAGTTCTCCGGCCCGCTCGGAAGCACTGCCTCCGCTCTCAGTTATGCCTTGGCTGTCAGTGAAGAGAACGCCGGAGGCGGCTTGATCGTCACAGCACCCACCTGTGGAAGCTGCGGAGTGCTGCCGGGGGTGCTCTACTATCTGGCCAAGCAGTATAAGCTGCCCAAAGTGAAAATCCTTAGGGCCCTGCTCACCGCCGGTGTCATCGGCAATGTAGTGAAAACCAATGGGTCGATCAGTGGAGCCGAGGTAGGGTGCCAGGGGGAGATCGGTGTAGCTTGTGCCATGGCAGGAGCTGCCGCAACCCACCTTCTGGGAGGCAGCATCCACCAGATCGAGTATGCTGCGGAGATGGGCCTTGAGCACCATCTGGGGCTTACCTGTGACCCTATGCGCGGCTTGGTTCAGATACCCTGCATAGAACGTAATGCCTTGGCAACCATGCGCTCGCTCGACCACTGTTCCTACGCCCTGCTTGGAGACGGTCGTCACAAGGTAAGTTTTGATAATGTCATTGAAGTCATGATGGAGACAGGACAGGCTCTGCCCTCCCTCTATCGTGAGACTTCCAAAGGTGGTCTGGCAAAGGTCCTTGGTTAGGCTTTGCTATGTCACAAGGGAAGCATGGTTTGTGATATCTTATTATTTCACTATATAAGAAACAAATATTTTCATTCTTTTTGACTCCTACTAGAAAGGAATCTCAACTAATCTGGATTTCTTCGGGGAATTGCTCTGTGCTTAATGTATAACACTTGACATAGGTTTTTAGGCTAAGATACTGTACAAAGAGCGTATGGAGAAGAGATCAAGGTCAGTGAGACGAACACAGCGATGCAAGGCAGCCACTTTCGGCCTGCTTCTGTGTTTGTTGTGTCTTGCATCCCCTTTAGAACTCCGCTCTGCCATCACCCTCCAGACTCCTTCAACGGATGTGGTTATTGTTGTCGAGCCCGTTCCTTTCGACGGAAGCGATGCTTCTCTTCTCATCCCGATTTGTGATGTGACACTGATGGCCAAGCACCCGGGCTTCGGGAGGGTCTACATCGATCACACCCCTTTGTCCAATCAACTTGAAATAGTCATGTACCAGCTGGTATCAGAACGTGGTTTGGATTTTGAGCGTTCCGAACCTTTTCTCTATTATGTGCGGGGAGCATTGCACGAGGAGATTTCCATCGGTCGGCTTTGGGCCCGCTTGGTGCGTCCTCTGGGTACAAGGGGCAACCTCTACTCAAGTACGCTCAGGGTGAATCTGGTATTGGAAAAATAGTGAGGTTATAAAAAACCACGCCCGATTTTGCTCGGACGTGGTCTCAACCTTGTTGGTTCTCTCGTTATTTTACAACGATATTCACCAGCTTATCGACAACTACGATCTCTTTGACAATGGTCTTTCCCTCGAGCCAGCTCGCAAGCTTCTCGTCCCTCTTGGCCATGGCCAGGACTTCGTCCTTGCCGAGCCCCTTGGGGACCGTAGTCTTGGAACGCACCTTTCCGTTGATCTGGAAAACCATTTCAATCTGGTTGTCGACCGTCAACTCCTCAACGAACTGCGGCCACGCTGCTGTTGAAAGACTTGTGCTATGGCCAAGGCGTTCCCACAGCTCCTCGGCAAGATGGGGTACGTACGGTCCCAGCAGTTTTACAAGCGTCTCGGCCACCACCTTGGGCAGGACATCGATCTTGTACAGCTCGTTGACCAGTACCATCATCTGGCTGATGGCGGTATTGAAGTTCAGGGTATTGGTATCCCAAGTCACTTTCTTGATCGTCTTGTGCAGCGTTCTGTTCAGCTCATCCGAAGGCTCTTCATCGACGATGACACGCTCCTCAAACAGTCTGTAAATTCGGTCGAGGAAGCGATACACACCAACCAAGCCGGTGGTAGCCCAAGGTTTGGAGACTTCAAGAGGTCCCATGAACATCTCATACATGCGCATTGAGTCGGCACCGTATTCGCTGATGATCTCATCGGGATTGATGACGTTCTTCAGGCTCTTGGACATTTTGGCGATGACACGCTCAAGCACCTCGCCGGTTGCCTTCTCCACGAAGACATCGGTCTCCTTTTCCTCGACCATATCGGTGGGGACAAGGCTCTTGTCCTTGCGTTGGAAGGCATAGCTGGTGATCATGCCCTGGTTGATCAGCCGCTTGAATGGCTCGGGAGTGGAAACCAGACCGAGGTCGAAGAGAACCTTGTGCCAGAAACGGGCATAAAGCAGGTGAAGCACCGCGTGCTCTGCTCCCCCGACATAGAGGTCGACGGGCATCCAATATGCTTCCTTTTCAGCCGATACGAACTGCTTTGTGTTGTTTGGATCGAGATAGCGCAGGTAGTACCAGCAGGAACCCGCCCACTGGGGCATGGTGTTTGTTTCACGTTTTGCTTTTCCGCCGCAAACCGGGCAGGAGCAATTGACCCACTCATCAATCTTTGCAAGCGGGCTCTCTCCGGTTCCGCTGGGCTCATAGCTGCTTACTTCGGGCAGCAGCAGGGGGAGCTGGTCCTCAGGGACGGCTACCGTACCGCAGGTGGGGCAATGCACCAAGGGAATGGGTTCCCCCCAATAGCGTTGACGGCTGAAAATCCAGTCGCGAAGCTTGTAGTTGACCGCCTTCGAACCAAGCTTGTGTTTTTCAAGCCATGCAAGCATTGCATTGATTGCATCTTCCTTGTTCAGGCCGTCGAGGAAGTCGCTGTTCACATGCACGCCATCCTCGGTCCAAGCCTGGTTCTGTACATCGACCTCACTCTTGAGGACTTCGATGATCGGAAGCTCGAACTTCTTTGCAAACTCCCAGTCGCGGGTATCGTGGGCGGGAACGGCCATGATGGCGCCGGTTCCGTAACTGATCAATACATAATCGGCGATCCAAATGGGGATGCGCTTGTTGTTTACCGGGTTTATTGCATAACTGCCGCTGAAGACACCGGTCTTGTCTTTGGCAAGGTCGGTTCTTTCGAGATCGCTCTTGCGGGCGCTTGCCTCAAGGTAGGCCTCAACCGCCTCTTTCTGTCCGGTCTTGGTCAGTTGTGCAACCAGCGGGTGCTCAGGGGCGACGACCATGTAGGTCGCTCCAAAAAGCGTATCGGCACGGGTGGTATAGACTTCCAGGTGCTCATTCGATCCATCTATCTTGAAGAGGACCGAGGCCCCCTCACTGCGACCGATCCAGTTGCGCTGCATGAGCTTCACCGATTCAGGCCAGTCCACACTGTCCAGGTCGGCAAGCAGCTTGTCGGCATACTCGGTGATCTTGAGCACCCATTGGCGGATGTTCTTGCGAACAACCGTCGTTCCGCAGCGCTCGCACTTTCCTTCCTTGACTTCCTCGTTTGCGAGGCCGGTCTTGCATGCCTCGCACCAGTTGATCGGTGTGTGGGACTCATAGGCAAGGCCCTTGTTGAAGAGCTGGATGAAAATCCACTGGGTCCAGCGGTAATAGTCGCTGCTGTGGGTCGAAATCTCTCGATTCCAGTCATAGCTGAACCCCAAGCTCTTGATCTGCTTGCGGAAGTTCTCGATGTTCTTCTCGGTGGTGGCACGAGGAGGAGTTCCTGTCTTGATGGCATAGTTCTCAGCCGGCAGTCCGAAAGAGTCGAAGCCCATCGGATGAAGCACGTTGTAGCCGTTCATTCTGAGGAATCTGCAGTAGATATCGGTAGCGGTATATCCTTCAGGATGGCCGACGTGCAGACCAGCGCCGGAGGGATAGGGGAACATATCCAAGACATACGCCCGCTTTTCCTTGGGGATGCTTGGATCCTCGGTGACGGCAAAACTCTGATGCTCGTCCCAGTACCGTTGCCATTTCGTTTCTATTTCATGGAAGGGATATTTGCTCATGGGAGCCATCATACCTTCGCATCACGCTTCAGTCAACGCTACAGAAGGGTTCCATCATCGATGGTCGGGGAAAATTCCACAGCCTCCATTCTGTTTCCCTTCATGGAGATGATGCGAAAGGTTCCTAAAGGAGACTGGACAACATCCCCCTCTTGGGGAATGTCCCCGGTCAACTCCAAAACATAGGCGGCAACAGTGGAAATCCTCTGCCTCTGGTGGTCGGCCGAAAGATCCAGCTCGTCGATGAACTGCTGGAATGGAGTGTCGGCCATCACCAGGAAAGTACCCGGCATCTGCTCACGCTCGACAATCCGGTCGGGGAACCTTCGCTCATGCTCATCGTAAAGTTCGCCGAAGAGCTGCTCGGCCACGTCTTCCATCGTCACCACTCCGCTGAAACCGCCGTATTCATCCAGGACGATGGCTTGCTGCAGCTTGTCCTTCTTGAACAGGAAAAACACATCGTCGAGGTGCATCTGTTCAGGGACGAAGATGGGCTTTCTGAGAATGGTCGAGATGCTCTTGTCCATCCGTTTTTCCAATTGGGCACGCAATATATCGCGGACAAGCACAATACCGATGATGTTCTCGGCGCTGCCATGGAAGACCGGGACGCGGCTGAAGCCGGACTTCACAATAGACGGGAATGCATCACGGATTGTAAGCTCGTCGCTGATGCAGAATACGTTCGTCCGGTGGGTCATGATGGTGCGTACCTGGGTTTCGCTGAAGTGGATGGCCCTCTGCATAAGGTCGGACTCATACTGGTCAACCAAGCCTTCATCCTCTGCGGCGTCCACCATGTGCATCACCCCTTCGGTTGTGATAGCCGGCTCTGCATGGGAGGCGAACAGGCGGGTGATCAGGGAGGAGAACTGTCTGAGCAGCCAAACAACCGGAAAGAGGACGATGGAAATGAACCTGAGAGGATAGGCCATGAAGACGGCGATCTTCATGTTGTGGGTGAGGGCCAGCTGCTTGGGCGTGATCTCTCCGAAGATCAGAATCACCAAGGTCAGCAGACCGGTGGCGTACCCAACCGCCTGGCTTGAGAAGTATTCGATGGCGAACGTGGTCACCAGGGCGGAAGCTGAGATGTTCACCACGTTGTTGCCCACCAGAACTGTCGTAAGCAACGCGTCACGATTCTGGCTGAGTTTGTACGCGACTCTGCTGGAACGCTTCCTGCGGTTCTCCAAGGTCTTGAGCTGTACGAAAGAGAGGGAGGTGTATGCTGTTTCCGTTGCTGAGAATACAGCGGAAAGCAGCAACAGGATTATAATGGCGGTCAGTTGTACTTGCATGTACACCCCCCGGCCACATACGAAAAAAGCGAGTGTTCGTTTGAACACCCTTTACTAGGTAACGGGTCATCCATAATGGAATCAGTATACCAAGAGAAATGCGTAGCAGGCAAGGGTAAGTATGATGCCGTACGTCCTGTAATTCCACCCTTCCCGCATGATTCGTGATGCGTTGAAGCCACAGAATGGATAGAAGAAAAAAAACGTATCCAGGGTAAGCAAAAAGAGGGTGTAGGGATTGGGAAGCAGTATGAACAGCAGTGCGAGCGAAGTGTTGGAAACCAGGCTCATCCGAGCCAAGTCCCTTGCATGGGTCTTCATCGACCAATTGCTACCTTGTATATAGAGGTTTCCGGGGACGGGAAACGGCAGCCCTGCAAGAAAGGGCAGCAGAAGGGCTGTGAAGTACGCCGTATCCCACTGCCGATAGACGAGCTGGATTTTCCTTGCATGTGCAAACACCAGTGAGGGGACGGTGCGTACGAGCAGGCTCAGAAGGGGTATCGCAACCAAGAGAGACTTGTTCGGGTGGGAGACCTGCATCCATGAGAGGTTGAGAAGGGAAAGCAGGTTCCAACCCAAAAGAACGGGAAGAAACAGCAGGGTGTTCGCGACACACCCCAACACAAAGGCCTTGCAGTTTTCGGGGTATTCCTGCTTGGTTGCATCGTCGAGATGCAGATGCCACATGAAGTAGCCCATGTCGAAAAATCGGGAGGCATGTTTCCAAACTCGAAAAAGTCCGAAACGAAAGCGTCGTATTTGGCCGACGAGAGGAAGGCGTGAGAAGCCCTCGTTCTCCAGCTGTTTGAACGATGCCGGATTGTCCCCTTCAACACATGCTGCGACATCGGTGCAGCCCAGGCTTTTAAGGAAGGGAAGGGACTCGGATATAAGTTTGCCGGCAAGGCCCTTCCCACGGTGCTTTTCATCGGTGTAGAGCCAACCCAGATACCCCATGTTCACCTGCTCGTTCACCCGGTAGACATCGAGGTTCAAGCCTGCAACCACCCTGCCTTCATAGAGGACTACCAAGGTGGTATCGGGGTGAAGAAAGAAAATGGAGGCAAGACTCTTGTCAAAGCAGCGTTGCATGAGTTCTTTCGTCTCGCTCTCCTGTTCCTTTTTCATGATTGAAATGGTGTATGTGCTCATATCTGCGACTCTGAAAGGGTGAGGGTCATTTCGCTTTGGGTGGTGAAGTTGGAGAACCCGACTTCCTGCAAGGCCTTGATGGTCAGATCATCGCCATGGTCGACATTGAGCATGCGGACCGATTGGGTCGTACATGCCATTGTACAGGAAATAATGGCCTGCTTCAGCAAATCCACATCTCTATACTCAGGCTCTATGTTTATCTGGGCTATTAATCCACGATTCGGGTGATACCAGACAAAGCCTTTCCTTACTCCCTTTTCCACAATATCAGAGCATGTGTATGCTCCTTCTGCAACCGACTCATCACTGTTCTGGTAGCTTGGCTCAAAGCTTGCAGGGACGATGTATCCTTTATCGTGATTTTCCAGGATAAGGTCGGACCGACCAGTGAGTTCCTCCTGTTTTACTGTGAAGCACAACAGGCTGCGCCTGATCGCAAACCCATGACTGAGGTAGAGGTTCTTTGCCTTGGTATTGGTATCGAGGACCTCAAGGACGAAGGTGGTGCACCCTCTTGACCGGAGGTGTCCTATTGTATCGTCAATGAGGATGTGGGAGAGGCCTTGACCCCGATAGGAGGGAATGATGCCGGTTCCGGCATCGTATGCCGTGTTGCCCCTTCGTCCAATGAGCAGAAAGCCCACCAAATCTCGTTTCTCGAACAGGCCCACCGAGTCCTCACTGGTATAAGAGAGGCTTTGCAAATGGGCTTGCAAGGCCGCAAGCGTCATGGATACCGGTACATCGTAATCACTGAATGCTTCATTGAAAACAGGAAGGAGCTGCTCGATATCTGTGTGCTTGAGTGAGGCTGTCACCACCATTTTTTCCTCCTGAAATAGATGGCCATGCCGCTGACAACGAGAACACAGCAGACCAGGATTGCATAAAAGCCCCAATAGGCAGCGGTAAAGGGCATATATGAGAAGTTCATACCATATAGACCGGTCAGGAACGTGAGCGGAATGAATACTGTCGAGATGATTGTCAGCACCTTCATGATGGCATTCATTTTCATATCGAGACTTGAAAGGTAGACTTCCATGATACCCGACACGGTTTCACGCATCATATCGCACTCATCGGCTAGCCAAAGGGCGTGGTCGTGGATGTCGCGCAACAGGAAGGTGGTGTTTCGGTCGAGAAACGGATTCTCGGTTCGAATGAGGGTGGTCAGGATATCCTTAAGCGGGCTGGTCATTCGCCTGAGCTTCAGAATCTCGGCTTTTTGTTGATGAATTGCCGAGGCGGTGGTCTGTTGGGGGTTGGTGATGACCAGCTCCTCAAGGTTCTCGGTCTTCATTTCCAACTCATCGGCCTTGACCAGGTACTGATCGACCACCCGGTCGATGAGGGCGTGCAGCAGGGCGCTGGAACCCGCACTCTGCAGCTTTGTCGCCGAGGAGAGCTGGCGAACCACCGCCTCAAACGTCTGGTGGCTGTACTCTGCAATCGACAGCACCCATCCATCCCCTAGAAAGAGTGTCAGCTGCTGTTCTTCACTTCCTTGATGAGCCAAAATCCTCAAGGTGACTGAAAGATAGGCGTCGTACTGGTCCAGCTTGAGCCGCTGGTCGGTGGAAAAGACATCCTCAAGACTGAGATTGGCTATCTGGAACTCTTTGGCAATCTTTACGATGGTCTGGATATCCTCCAGCCCGGTTATCTCGACCCACCTTATACTTTCATTGCCGGCCTGCCTGAAACCCTGTTCCACCCGATACGATCCTGAGCGGTAGTGATGGGTGCGCACGGATGTCTGTTGGGGTTGGGTATCTCCGACATAGACAAGGCTTCCAGCGGCCAGTCCTTCTTTCTTCTTGTGAGCATAGGGATTCACTTTCTTTTCGTGCATACGTTCTCCTACAGATTGACCAATCCCTGCACCAAAAGCAGTTGTGCGAGTATGTAGGCGGCCATTTCCGTGACGACGCTGAAGCGGCGTCGATGCAAGGTGTCCATGGCAATCATACCGTCGGATATGATGAAAGCCAAGGCTCCCAGTGAGGCAAGGTGCGAACCGGATCCGAAGCACAAGGCTGTCATCACGAACAGATTGATGCCGTAGAGGACATAGCGTAGTTTGACAGCAGATGCTTTGAGAAGCAATACAAGATAGATCAAAGGAATGAGTGCAATCAGAGTCCCGATTACCAGGAGGGGCTGATGAAGAGGGCGCAGCAACAGATGGATGGAGTAGAGCAGGTGGGCGAGTGCGAAGCTGACCATGCCCAAGGTGAAATAGGCTTTCCGGGTACCGTCGGTGAGAAAGTAATCGCCCAGCGTTGCAAGTGATAGTGAGACAAGCAGGAGAGGCTGGGCTCCGTTTGCCAGTACGTACGCCATGAGGGTCGGCATCAAGAGTACTTTTGTCAACGAGCCCGGTCGCTTCAAACCTTCTGCGCGAAGGCTCAGATGCAATAGGGCCAAAGCGATGTACAGCAAGAGTATCGTATCCATACATGCAGGGTACTGGAGCGAATATGAGAGTGCAAGAGAGAAAGATGAGAGTATTTTGCCATCATTATGGAATTCTGCTATAATCCCTGGATATGGCAAAGACAACCTATGATGAATCGAAAATCCAAACGCTCAGCGCGCTGGAGCATATACGAAAGCGCCCAGGCATGTACATCGGGCGATTGGGAAATGGTACGCATGTCGATGACGGCATCTACATCCTCCTCAAGGAGGTGGTGGACAACAGCATCGATGAATTCATCATGGGGTTCGGCAGCAAGGTTGTCATACGCCGCAAAGAGTGCGAGGTCCGGGTGCGTGACTATGGTCGCGGCATACCGCTTGGCAAGGTGGTTGATTGTGTTTCGATCATCAATACCGGTGCAAAATACAGCGACGATGTATTTCAGTTTTCCGTCGGTTTGAACGGGGTGGGAACGAAGGCGGTCAATGCGCTCTCCTCCCGCTTCGTGGTCACCAGTTATCGTGAGGGCAGGTTCCACAGCGCAACCTTCTCTCAGGGCATCATTGTGAACGAGGCGAACGGGGACACCAAGGAAGTCGACGGGACCGAGGTATCCTTCATCCCCGATCCCGAGTTGTTCGGAGACTATGCCTACAACGAGGACTTCATCATCTCCAGGCTTTGGAGTTATGCATATCTGAATACCGGGCTCTCGCTCGATTACAACGGTAAAATCTATAAATCGGCACACGGCCTGCTCGACCTGTTGGAGAAAGAAGTGGGAACCGAAGCCCTCTATACCATCATCCATTATCAGGCCAAGCAGATTGAGTTCGCCCTGACCCATGTAGCGGGCTCCTATGGGGAGAATTACTTCTCCTATGTGAACGGCCAGCATACCACCGATGGAGGAACCCATCAGAGTGCCTTCAAGGAGGGGATACTCAAGGGTATCAACGAGCACTTCAAGAAGAACTGGGCACCCCAGGATGTTCGCGAGGGCGTGGTCGGGGCGATTGCTGTGAAGGTAAAGGACCCGGTGTTTGAGTCGCAGACGAAGAACAAGCTGTCCAATACCGAGATCCGTACATGGATTGTGAACGAGGTGCGGGACGCCCTCGTTGATTTCCTGCTCAAGAATGCCGAGGAAGCCCAGAAGATCTATCAGAAGATCATCAACAACGAGGCGCTTCGCAAGGAGCTCAACGAGGTCAAGAAAGGGGCGAGGGAGTCGGCCAAGAAAGTATCGTTGAACATTCCCAAGCTCAAGGATTGCAAATACCATCTGGGTCAAAGTGCCTCCCATCAGGATGAGTGTGAAAAGTCCATGATCTTTTTAACCGAGGGTGATAGCGCATCGGGAACCATCACCAAGACCCGTGATGTCATGACCCAGGCCGTCTTCAGCCTCAGGGGAAAAATTGTAAATGTCTATGGCAAGAAGAAGACCGAGATCTACAAGAATGCCGAGCTCTATAATATGATGGTCGCCTTGGGGATTGAGAACGGGGTGGAAGGGCTCAGGTACGGCAAGGTCATCATCGCAACCGATGCCGACACCGACGGGTTTCACATCCGTAACCTCCTTATGACCTACTTTCTGACCTATTTTGAGGATTTGGTG
Proteins encoded:
- a CDS encoding hemolysin family protein: MQVQLTAIIILLLLSAVFSATETAYTSLSFVQLKTLENRRKRSSRVAYKLSQNRDALLTTVLVGNNVVNISASALVTTFAIEYFSSQAVGYATGLLTLVILIFGEITPKQLALTHNMKIAVFMAYPLRFISIVLFPVVWLLRQFSSLITRLFASHAEPAITTEGVMHMVDAAEDEGLVDQYESDLMQRAIHFSETQVRTIMTHRTNVFCISDELTIRDAFPSIVKSGFSRVPVFHGSAENIIGIVLVRDILRAQLEKRMDKSISTILRKPIFVPEQMHLDDVFFLFKKDKLQQAIVLDEYGGFSGVVTMEDVAEQLFGELYDEHERRFPDRIVEREQMPGTFLVMADTPFQQFIDELDLSADHQRQRISTVAAYVLELTGDIPQEGDVVQSPLGTFRIISMKGNRMEAVEFSPTIDDGTLL
- a CDS encoding GNAT family N-acetyltransferase; the protein is MKKEQESETKELMQRCFDKSLASIFFLHPDTTLVVLYEGRVVAGLNLDVYRVNEQVNMGYLGWLYTDEKHRGKGLAGKLISESLPFLKSLGCTDVAACVEGDNPASFKQLENEGFSRLPLVGQIRRFRFGLFRVWKHASRFFDMGYFMWHLHLDDATKQEYPENCKAFVLGCVANTLLFLPVLLGWNLLSLLNLSWMQVSHPNKSLLVAIPLLSLLVRTVPSLVFAHARKIQLVYRQWDTAYFTALLLPFLAGLPFPVPGNLYIQGSNWSMKTHARDLARMSLVSNTSLALLFILLPNPYTLFLLTLDTFFFFYPFCGFNASRIMREGWNYRTYGIILTLACYAFLLVY
- a CDS encoding GNAT family N-acetyltransferase; its protein translation is MVVTASLKHTDIEQLLPVFNEAFSDYDVPVSMTLAALQAHLQSLSYTSEDSVGLFEKRDLVGFLLIGRRGNTAYDAGTGIIPSYRGQGLSHILIDDTIGHLRSRGCTTFVLEVLDTNTKAKNLYLSHGFAIRRSLLCFTVKQEELTGRSDLILENHDKGYIVPASFEPSYQNSDESVAEGAYTCSDIVEKGVRKGFVWYHPNRGLIAQINIEPEYRDVDLLKQAIISCTMACTTQSVRMLNVDHGDDLTIKALQEVGFSNFTTQSEMTLTLSESQI
- the corA gene encoding magnesium/cobalt transporter CorA, translating into MHEKKVNPYAHKKKEGLAAGSLVYVGDTQPQQTSVRTHHYRSGSYRVEQGFRQAGNESIRWVEITGLEDIQTIVKIAKEFQIANLSLEDVFSTDQRLKLDQYDAYLSVTLRILAHQGSEEQQLTLFLGDGWVLSIAEYSHQTFEAVVRQLSSATKLQSAGSSALLHALIDRVVDQYLVKADELEMKTENLEELVITNPQQTTASAIHQQKAEILKLRRMTSPLKDILTTLIRTENPFLDRNTTFLLRDIHDHALWLADECDMMRETVSGIMEVYLSSLDMKMNAIMKVLTIISTVFIPLTFLTGLYGMNFSYMPFTAAYWGFYAILVCCVLVVSGMAIYFRRKKWW
- a CDS encoding lysoplasmalogenase family protein, which encodes MDTILLLYIALALLHLSLRAEGLKRPGSLTKVLLMPTLMAYVLANGAQPLLLVSLSLATLGDYFLTDGTRKAYFTLGMVSFALAHLLYSIHLLLRPLHQPLLVIGTLIALIPLIYLVLLLKASAVKLRYVLYGINLFVMTALCFGSGSHLASLGALAFIISDGMIAMDTLHRRRFSVVTEMAAYILAQLLLVQGLVNL
- a CDS encoding DNA topoisomerase IV subunit B codes for the protein MAKTTYDESKIQTLSALEHIRKRPGMYIGRLGNGTHVDDGIYILLKEVVDNSIDEFIMGFGSKVVIRRKECEVRVRDYGRGIPLGKVVDCVSIINTGAKYSDDVFQFSVGLNGVGTKAVNALSSRFVVTSYREGRFHSATFSQGIIVNEANGDTKEVDGTEVSFIPDPELFGDYAYNEDFIISRLWSYAYLNTGLSLDYNGKIYKSAHGLLDLLEKEVGTEALYTIIHYQAKQIEFALTHVAGSYGENYFSYVNGQHTTDGGTHQSAFKEGILKGINEHFKKNWAPQDVREGVVGAIAVKVKDPVFESQTKNKLSNTEIRTWIVNEVRDALVDFLLKNAEEAQKIYQKIINNEALRKELNEVKKGARESAKKVSLNIPKLKDCKYHLGQSASHQDECEKSMIFLTEGDSASGTITKTRDVMTQAVFSLRGKIVNVYGKKKTEIYKNAELYNMMVALGIENGVEGLRYGKVIIATDADTDGFHIRNLLMTYFLTYFEDLVLAGRLYILETPLFRVRNKNQTVYCYSERQRDDAVAQIKNSEVTRFKGLGEIDPKEFGQFIGEDMRLIPVSIAGMNEMHKTMEFYMGSNTPDRREFIMENLI